The Gossypium arboreum isolate Shixiya-1 chromosome 2, ASM2569848v2, whole genome shotgun sequence region ATTTTTTGGACACATATATGCTTAATTTTTTACTAAGCTTTTCCATGTATTAACAGAATCTCTGGAAGATTGTAATGTCTGTATATGCTTAATTTATTTCTCAAAAAGATTTTCTTCTCATCAAAAGCTCATTCAAAATTCAGCTTTGTACTCCAATCAGCAGTTAATAATGAACACTTTATTAAACTAAACCAGTCCCCTGGTTTACAATCAAtggagacaaaaaaaaaaaaaagcaaaagcaAAAACAGAAActttatttaacacaattagGCATAGTCAACGCAACCAATTCccatcatttaaaaaaaaaaaacccaaaatcaaAAATCTCATGACAAACAAAACCCAGAAATGACATTTCAAAATCTTAAACCATGGAATTAAAAAAGAacagaaaaaagaaagaaggaatcGAGATACCCAGAAACCTGTAAGTTACATGTCCTAGAGAAGCAGGAGAAAAGGAATAAAGGAGATTCCCGTTGAGGTGTTGAATATGATTCATAAAAACCGAATTCTCCATTATTCCTTCTTCCTCTCACAAATCAACAACTCTGACGAGGATGACGGTGCTAAAGAAAGACCCAAGGTTTTAGTAAATAAGTGCTGAGGTGGGTTAGGAAGGAAAAAAATTTGTCCGCTAGAATCGGGGGTGGCGTTAACGGCTCAATTTTCAGGGCTTTTAGTTAGGAAAATAAATGGAGTTAACAGTTCAACAATCTTGTTTTGAGGGTTTTGGCTTTTAGCTGTGGTTTTCTTATTGATGACGTCGTATCTATATTCGCTAGCATtgcttttttattaaaatatgttgCGAATGTGGCTTTTGGGCGGTTCATCTAAGTTTTACTATTTCTGATTTTTCCTCTCATCCTCGTTGGgttttttttactaatttaataaaaaaaatcatcaaaataatacaaacataaaattatataccaaaATGGTACATGTAAGGTGGTATTGTCTCTGACAGAGGCGTGATCACTCTATTTTTTTGATACCTGTTAAAAAAATGttagtttaaaaataaatataaactgttaaaaaaaaaaagagaggaggaTGTACCAGAGGGGGCACTGGTGAAGCCTCTGGCAGAGACAGCATTGGTAAAGCCTCTGTCAGAGGTGGCACCAGTTGCTGACGTGGCACAGGCGGTACCCACTCCTCCAAACCTTTTATTTAAGCTATCAGTGTTAAATGAAAGGTACATACCAATAAAAAAAATGCAGAAGAAGAGAGggagaagagaaaaaagaaaatgtatcttctttttttatttttaaatagaataaattatgataagaaaaattattttgttagtattatatagtttgtttagtgttatttttatgttttgttttaaaagttattttgttTATCGTGAATTTTTAGTAAGTTTTGtatttagattaattatgtgtttattgggaatgttatgttttaaattttttaatatatttgaaacttttatgttagTAAAACTATTATAAAGTAATTGTTAATTAGTGATAACAATGAAAATATTTCATTATACATATTGTTAGAAATGACAACATATTTGATTTTATGAGATATTAGAAAAGAATATTTACTCTAACCTAATATTTATAACTTTGTCATATAGTTCTAATTCCTAATTAGCCcgtttagaatttgattagaactcaattatTAGAGTATCTATACATATTTGAcctatactttatttaataattaaagtccaataaaactttaaccaaattagatcactacaaaattaaaaacactacataagtcttgaaattaacacataatattaattattaaatttgattaattacCGATTTGAATCAAATTAATCGATAACTAAAATTCCAATAAATATTAATCGATATTCAACCAAACTAAATTTAATCACCGATCAATTAACCGAATTAAATTAGCtcaatcaattaatttaattttaattaaagtttTAACCCTAAATCTAATGTGTGTTAATTTCCTATAGACTTTGTGCCCTCAATTTTAGAAAAAGTACAAATGAAGTAAGTAGACCCATAGATATTGAGGtgactttatttttttattttctttaatttattttaatatatttattccaTCATATATAAGCATCGTATAAAAATTATTAACAAAAACTTTTATTAAAATCACATTAATTACTatttggttatattttacaaataaaaaattagacaatttattcaaaATACTACAatcaaattgtaaaaatattaaaacaagtaattgtttaataatatATAATCCTAAAtcctaaattcaaaatttaacaGAGTATAATTGTTAAAGTGTTTGCATTCATTTTATCTGGTCAATTTTTATGCATTCTATAAACTTTAAATTGAAACTTTTGACTAACGCTCAtcaaattattttatttcatcatatttAAACTTACATCCTTTATTGAGGTAAAGAATTtggactaaaaaaaaaaaaaacttttgactGTCCTAATTCAAATGCCTTTCGTGAGAATGAGCTCCCTTGAACATGGAAACATCAACCATGTACAAAGACATCATCTAGACAATCATAAATAGTGAAACATTGCTTCAAAATTTATGGAAGACCATGGCCATTGGCCACCAAAGAAATTGTATCCACGATCATGTTTGCAAAAGTAGACAACAaccgtttatttcatttgatacTAAATTAGGTTACCTTGCAAAGTGCCATGTAAAGGAACTCCAAAATTGCAAACCCCCAATTGAATGTCTAGTCTAATCCAAATATGCAACATTTTCCTGAGCATGTATAGCATCTAAGTTCGGACATATAAATtgatataaatgaaaattttttattaacaaatccatgaatttgtttaatatttatttagtaataaaagcgaaaattttaaaatatttttgaatttgataaatttatatttttaaatctaaTTTATGCATGCATTATGTTGTCATACTAAGCATTAAGTATTGTTGAAAGTCattaaatattttcattattttcccgCTACATTCCATGATTAATTTGGTTAAAAAGCAATGTAATCCATTGATGCCAACGAAGGGACATGAAGAAAAAAAGGGGAGAGAAAAGTATTGAGACTTTAATTACAAATTGCTTGGGAAAATCTAGTCTTCTTCCGCTTCATCAGTAACAAATTTACCAGTCCCAGGATTTATAGCAGCAAAGAAGAAGAAGGCAACGTTGAGCAAAACAAGGGGTTCAATGTCGCTAATAGGAATCCCTGTCTCAATGTTTAACTGTGCTAGTGCTCCTTTCCCTGTTATAATTTCTCCTATCAATGAGAAGGCAATCCCCAGCTGAGCCAATCTTCCCACAAACAGCTCATTTGCCTTTGTGAATCCAAACAATGGACCTAATGAACACAAGCCAAAAGCCATTTTTAATTAccttatttttagatttttttttaaaagtgccAACATGTGATTCATTGTACAATGTATAAAATACCTCCTTCCTTTAGACCCAATGCGCCCCTGATGCCCTTCCCAGGAGGGATTACTGCCCCTTCAATGCCTGTAGGAGGCTCGTCgacaaacttacctcggtcgcCCAAAGCTCCGATTGCTCCGAGGAGGGTGAAAAGAATGAAGAAGAGAAGAAGGGGTTCAGCTTCATAAATTGGAATTCCTGTCTCTAAGTTCAACTGTGCTAGAATTCCTTTCCCTGTTATTGCTTCACCTAATAAGGATGCCTGCATAGTTTATAATTGCACACCATAAACCCTATGTTCTTGTGCTTACTACAAGCAGCATTGGTAATTAACCCAGGTAATTAACAAGAAAATACATAAAACTTAAGACCAGTTTAAGTGCTAATTAACCAATATTGGCTGCTTGAAAAAGGAAATTACTTACAGCAAAGCCAATCATGGCAACACGTCCAACAAAGAGCTCATTTTGCTTGGTAAAACCAATCCCTCCAGAGGTGCCAAAGATTCCATCTTCAACCTTTGGCTTTGGTTTAGGTGCAGCCTTaaaaagtacaaaaattgagtATAGATTAAAGTTCAAGTTCAACTTAAACActcattataaaaaaaaaaaaaaagaaacacccccagaagaaaatataaaagaaattacCTTCTTAGGAGCTGCTTTGGTCTTTGGTTTGAAGAGTGCAAAAGTGGTGAAAGCTTTAGATGATGAAGCAGCAACAGTGTTAGAGTGTGGATTGAATAAGAAATGAGAGGAGGGTTTAGGCTTTAACCCTTGAGCTTGAAAATGGAGTAAAGGGTGATCTCTCTTCAAGTTCACAACATGGCTGGTTGAAACGCTGGTACTTGACATTAC contains the following coding sequences:
- the LOC108458470 gene encoding photosystem II 22 kDa protein, chloroplastic-like; translation: MAQTMLVMSSTSVSTSHVVNLKRDHPLLHFQAQGLKPKPSSHFLFNPHSNTVAASSSKAFTTFALFKPKTKAAPKKAAPKPKPKVEDGIFGTSGGIGFTKQNELFVGRVAMIGFAASLLGEAITGKGILAQLNLETGIPIYEAEPLLLFFILFTLLGAIGALGDRGKFVDEPPTGIEGAVIPPGKGIRGALGLKEGGPLFGFTKANELFVGRLAQLGIAFSLIGEIITGKGALAQLNIETGIPISDIEPLVLLNVAFFFFAAINPGTGKFVTDEAEED